A region from the Clostridium beijerinckii genome encodes:
- a CDS encoding protein-L-IsoD yields MKIAITTTRNPDESLINKAYGIAKELDIPYVKRGNCSIEKISEMNKIEYFLFVEKDKIVLKGDDNTFFWHPSTSGLKLNTIKDGFNQPMVEAMNLKEGDRVLDCTLGMATDAIVFASIVGEKGKVVGTEVNKYIACITKNGLNDYKDIDEETKTFMDRIDVINSSYEEYILSQPDNSFDVVYFDPMFKRPNKKSVAINSLRPFAQQGGLKKETLIQALRVCKNRVVIKERVGSGEFEKLGIQKCYGNTKFGSIAYGVIEKNDINAV; encoded by the coding sequence ATGAAGATTGCAATTACAACTACAAGAAATCCAGATGAAAGTTTAATAAATAAAGCATATGGTATAGCTAAAGAATTAGATATACCATATGTAAAAAGAGGGAATTGTAGCATAGAGAAAATTAGTGAAATGAATAAAATAGAATATTTTCTCTTTGTAGAGAAAGATAAAATTGTTTTAAAGGGAGACGATAATACATTTTTTTGGCATCCAAGTACATCAGGACTTAAGTTGAATACAATAAAAGATGGTTTTAATCAACCTATGGTAGAAGCTATGAATTTAAAGGAAGGGGATAGGGTATTAGATTGTACTTTAGGAATGGCTACAGATGCTATAGTATTTGCATCTATTGTCGGCGAAAAGGGTAAGGTTGTTGGCACGGAAGTTAATAAGTATATTGCTTGTATAACTAAAAATGGATTAAATGATTATAAAGATATAGATGAGGAAACTAAAACATTTATGGATAGGATAGATGTTATTAATTCATCTTATGAAGAATATATTTTAAGTCAACCAGATAATAGCTTTGATGTAGTTTATTTTGACCCTATGTTTAAAAGACCAAATAAAAAATCAGTAGCAATAAATTCTTTAAGGCCATTTGCACAGCAAGGAGGATTAAAAAAAGAAACCCTTATACAGGCACTACGTGTTTGTAAAAATCGTGTTGTTATTAAAGAAAGAGTTGGTAGTGGTGAGTTTGAGAAATTAGGAATTCAAAAATGTTATGGAAATACTAAATTTGGATCTATAGCCTATGGTGTTATTGAAAAAAATGATATAAATGCTGTATAG
- a CDS encoding GntR family transcriptional regulator, with amino-acid sequence MEKKIKIVHPVYQQIAADIASKIANGDYIVGEKIYTRSVLASQYGVSSETARRAICILADVDIVDITKGSGVVIKSNENAIKFVKQYDNIKTVNDLRNNILNSLERQKQENDYLKEQLLELINKTERFKSINPFIPFEIRISKETPYVDKTVAEINFWHNTSATIICIKRNECLEMSPGPYAVLRENDIFYFIGDESCYDRVNKYLYP; translated from the coding sequence ATGGAAAAAAAAATAAAAATAGTACATCCAGTTTATCAACAAATTGCTGCAGATATTGCTTCAAAAATAGCAAATGGAGATTATATAGTAGGGGAAAAGATATATACACGTTCAGTACTAGCTAGTCAGTATGGAGTTTCATCAGAAACAGCTAGGAGAGCCATTTGCATATTAGCAGATGTAGATATTGTAGATATAACTAAAGGAAGCGGCGTGGTTATAAAATCTAATGAAAATGCAATTAAATTTGTTAAACAATATGATAATATTAAAACAGTTAATGATTTAAGAAATAACATATTAAATAGTTTAGAACGTCAGAAACAAGAAAATGACTATTTGAAAGAACAATTACTTGAATTAATTAATAAAACAGAAAGATTTAAATCTATAAATCCGTTTATACCATTTGAAATACGAATATCTAAAGAAACGCCATACGTAGATAAAACAGTAGCTGAAATTAATTTTTGGCATAACACATCTGCAACAATTATATGTATTAAAAGAAATGAGTGTCTTGAAATGTCACCAGGACCATATGCAGTCTTACGGGAAAACGATATTTTCTATTTTATAGGAGATGAAAGCTGTTACGATCGCGTAAATAAATATTTATATCCATAA
- a CDS encoding (2Fe-2S)-binding protein: MDDDKVVCGCTNVTIQNLRDAIENGAKSFEEIQSVINVDTRCGQCVDSVKSLVNELLGK, encoded by the coding sequence ATGGATGATGATAAAGTAGTGTGTGGATGTACTAATGTTACTATACAGAATTTAAGGGATGCCATTGAAAATGGTGCTAAGTCATTTGAAGAGATACAATCTGTTATAAATGTTGACACTCGTTGCGGTCAGTGTGTAGATAGTGTTAAATCATTAGTTAATGAATTATTAGGAAAATAA
- a CDS encoding spore coat protein CotJB yields the protein MNNELNNIMIYNFCAVDLNLYLDNFPNDKNASEDYSKVSCKLTSLIHEYEKKHGPLTNFGSSFVEDPKAWTDEPWPWDNY from the coding sequence ATGAACAATGAATTAAATAATATAATGATATATAATTTTTGTGCTGTAGACCTTAACCTATACCTTGATAATTTTCCCAATGACAAAAATGCTAGTGAAGATTACAGTAAAGTATCTTGTAAATTAACTAGTTTAATTCATGAATATGAAAAAAAACATGGCCCATTAACAAACTTTGGTTCATCTTTTGTAGAAGATCCAAAAGCTTGGACAGATGAACCATGGCCTTGGGATAATTATTAA
- the sspH gene encoding H-type small acid-soluble spore protein (SASP H; spore coat; expressed in forespore compartment), producing the protein MDKDRALEIASSPVMANVTYHGSPIYIDSVNDNSKTANIHFLNKQKNLQEISLINLQEH; encoded by the coding sequence ATGGATAAAGACCGTGCACTGGAAATTGCTTCTTCCCCAGTTATGGCTAATGTAACTTATCATGGATCCCCAATTTACATCGATAGTGTAAATGATAATAGCAAAACTGCAAATATACATTTTCTTAACAAACAAAAAAATTTACAAGAGATATCCTTAATTAATCTACAAGAACATTAA
- a CDS encoding ABC transporter permease, whose protein sequence is MNEFFNYLYGAKDQIVILLFEHIKLTALSVGIAILIGIPLGILISYIKKLNTPVLGIASVIQAIPSMALLGFAIPFLGIGTTPAIVMVVLYSLLPIIKNTTTGINSINAQTLESARGIGLTKFQVLTKVQIPLALPVIMSGIRISAVTAVGLMTMAAFIGGGGLGYLVFSGIRTVNTNQILGGAIPSCILALLVDFLFGVVEKLVTPISLQKSNNKSSASKIKTRKIQKGILAVTACVIVAIFMFTGLSKRITNEKTITIASKDFTEQEILGNILSELIELKTDISVNRKFALGGTQVIFSALKSGDVDMYVSYSGTAYGDVLKYPPISDVEEVYNTVKKDYKDKFNVEVLKQMNFNNTYTLAVTKETAEKYNLKTISDVAKVSNGLTATTTLEFLNREDGLIGLSKKYNLNFKDKIGIDGTPRYSALMNKESDIIDAFSTDGLLKKYDLTVLKDDKHFFPPYYAIPIVRSEILEKYPEIKPLVEEVGDLINDDVMSELNYEVDELKKDPKDVAIEFLTKEGLL, encoded by the coding sequence ATGAATGAATTTTTTAATTATTTATACGGAGCAAAAGATCAAATAGTTATATTATTATTTGAACATATAAAACTGACTGCGTTATCAGTAGGAATAGCCATTCTAATTGGTATTCCGTTGGGAATACTTATAAGTTATATTAAAAAATTGAATACGCCAGTTTTAGGGATAGCTAGTGTTATTCAAGCAATTCCAAGTATGGCATTACTAGGTTTTGCAATACCATTTTTAGGAATAGGGACAACCCCTGCTATTGTAATGGTAGTCTTATATTCACTTTTACCAATTATAAAAAACACAACAACAGGAATTAACAGTATAAATGCGCAAACATTAGAATCAGCAAGAGGTATAGGTCTTACTAAGTTTCAAGTTTTAACTAAAGTACAAATTCCGTTAGCATTACCAGTTATAATGTCAGGAATTAGAATTTCTGCAGTTACAGCAGTAGGTCTTATGACAATGGCAGCATTTATTGGCGGTGGAGGACTAGGATATTTAGTCTTCTCTGGAATAAGAACCGTTAATACCAACCAAATTTTAGGTGGAGCAATTCCATCTTGTATATTAGCATTATTAGTAGATTTTTTATTTGGGGTAGTTGAAAAATTAGTTACTCCAATTAGCTTACAAAAAAGTAATAACAAAAGTTCAGCATCAAAGATCAAAACAAGAAAAATTCAAAAAGGAATTTTGGCTGTTACAGCTTGCGTAATAGTTGCAATATTTATGTTTACTGGATTGTCAAAAAGGATTACTAATGAGAAAACAATTACTATTGCTAGTAAGGACTTTACCGAGCAAGAAATTCTAGGAAATATTTTATCAGAGCTTATTGAACTTAAAACTGATATTTCGGTAAATCGTAAATTTGCATTAGGTGGTACTCAAGTTATATTTTCAGCATTAAAAAGCGGTGATGTTGATATGTATGTAAGTTATAGTGGTACAGCTTATGGAGATGTATTGAAGTATCCACCAATATCTGATGTAGAAGAAGTTTATAATACAGTAAAAAAAGATTATAAAGATAAGTTTAATGTAGAAGTATTAAAACAAATGAATTTTAATAATACGTATACTTTAGCTGTAACAAAAGAAACAGCTGAAAAATACAATTTAAAAACAATAAGTGATGTTGCTAAAGTTTCCAATGGATTGACGGCAACTACAACATTAGAGTTTCTAAATAGAGAAGATGGATTAATTGGATTATCTAAAAAATATAATTTGAATTTCAAAGATAAAATTGGAATAGACGGAACTCCAAGATATTCAGCTTTAATGAACAAGGAAAGTGATATTATAGATGCATTCTCAACAGATGGATTATTAAAAAAATATGATTTAACTGTTTTAAAAGATGATAAGCACTTTTTTCCACCATATTATGCTATTCCTATTGTACGTTCTGAAATATTAGAGAAATATCCAGAAATAAAACCACTGGTTGAAGAAGTAGGAGATTTAATAAATGATGACGTAATGAGTGAACTGAACTATGAAGTGGATGAATTAAAAAAAGACCCTAAGGATGTTGCTATTGAATTTCTAACTAAAGAAGGTTTGTTATAG
- a CDS encoding universal stress protein has protein sequence MKKIKILVPLDTTERSTHSINWIKKYFDKNDIEITLMNVREIIVAEDLIMPVNMWDIREESNLALDEASVGLEGYTVQKFATFGYASDQILKKAEEDNYDMIIMTKSRKKGLVRMVGSVTSKVIKNSKATVIVLPE, from the coding sequence ATGAAAAAAATAAAGATTTTAGTTCCATTAGATACTACTGAGAGAAGCACCCATTCTATTAATTGGATAAAAAAATACTTTGATAAAAATGATATTGAAATTACACTAATGAATGTAAGAGAGATAATTGTAGCTGAGGACTTAATAATGCCAGTTAACATGTGGGATATAAGAGAAGAAAGTAACTTAGCTTTAGATGAAGCATCAGTGGGATTAGAAGGATATACAGTTCAAAAGTTTGCTACTTTTGGATACGCTTCAGATCAGATATTAAAAAAGGCAGAAGAAGACAATTATGACATGATAATAATGACAAAGTCTAGAAAAAAAGGACTAGTTAGAATGGTTGGATCTGTAACAAGCAAAGTTATTAAAAATTCTAAAGCAACTGTAATAGTTCTTCCTGAATAG
- a CDS encoding spore coat protein CotJC, whose amino-acid sequence MWYYVKTLEYPINLKCKDLNMAKYLITQYGGPDGELSAALRYLDQRYSMPTGKSKALLTDIGTEEMAHVEMIATMVHQLMENATVDELKKAGLGGSYADHRKALFYTDATGNPCPIKQRHFGKNTQLVLYLPSYLALKAIQS is encoded by the coding sequence ATGTGGTATTATGTAAAAACATTAGAATATCCAATAAATTTAAAATGCAAAGATCTTAATATGGCAAAATATCTAATAACACAATACGGTGGTCCTGATGGTGAATTAAGTGCAGCACTTAGATATTTAGATCAACGTTATTCAATGCCAACTGGCAAGTCTAAAGCTCTTTTAACAGATATAGGCACAGAAGAAATGGCCCATGTTGAAATGATTGCAACTATGGTACACCAACTTATGGAAAATGCTACAGTTGATGAACTTAAGAAAGCAGGTCTTGGTGGAAGTTATGCTGACCATAGAAAAGCTCTGTTTTATACTGATGCTACCGGAAACCCTTGTCCTATAAAACAGCGACATTTTGGAAAGAATACACAATTAGTATTATACCTTCCAAGCTATCTAGCTTTGAAGGCAATACAAAGTTAG
- a CDS encoding 4Fe-4S ferredoxin, translated as MKILYFTATGNNLYVAKKIGGEYYSIPKLIKEDNFEFEDEKIGIVFPIYGLGVPKIVEEFLDKVKLNSKYIFAVATYGAFAGGVTNHLLEIGKRNNIKFSYINELLMVDNFLPGFDITKQMEKEPKKNIEENLAKIIDDIKVGRNHIKKHPIIRSLTKLMNQNDNSKQFVKKFYVESNCNGCKTCEKVCPVDNIKVDTSPTFYDNCQSCLACINNCPQNAIRLKNEKSRARFRNQNVKLKEIIDSNN; from the coding sequence ATGAAAATATTATATTTTACGGCAACTGGAAATAATTTATATGTAGCAAAAAAAATTGGAGGGGAGTATTACTCTATTCCTAAATTGATAAAGGAAGATAACTTTGAATTTGAAGACGAAAAAATTGGTATAGTATTTCCGATTTATGGTCTTGGTGTTCCCAAAATTGTTGAAGAATTCTTAGATAAAGTGAAGTTAAATAGTAAGTATATTTTTGCGGTAGCAACTTATGGTGCCTTTGCTGGAGGAGTTACTAATCACCTGTTGGAAATTGGAAAAAGAAATAACATTAAATTTTCTTATATCAATGAATTACTTATGGTTGATAATTTTCTACCAGGATTTGATATTACTAAGCAGATGGAAAAGGAGCCAAAGAAAAATATAGAAGAAAATCTTGCTAAAATAATTGATGATATTAAAGTTGGAAGAAATCATATTAAGAAACATCCTATTATTAGAAGTCTTACAAAACTTATGAATCAAAATGATAATAGTAAGCAGTTTGTAAAGAAGTTTTATGTGGAAAGTAATTGTAATGGATGTAAAACCTGTGAAAAAGTATGTCCTGTAGATAATATAAAAGTAGATACTAGCCCCACCTTTTATGATAATTGTCAAAGCTGTTTAGCTTGTATTAATAATTGTCCTCAAAACGCAATAAGATTAAAAAATGAAAAAAGTAGAGCTCGATTTAGAAATCAAAATGTTAAATTAAAGGAAATAATA
- a CDS encoding proline/glycine betaine ABC transporter ATP-binding protein, protein MIEFRNVRKDFKNKIVLKNVSFNINRGELVAIIGASGCGKTTTLKMINRLIKPSSGQILINGDDITSRDIIKLRRNIGYVIQQTGLFPHMTVKENIEIIPKVEKMKAETITKKTYELMDMVGLNSEEFLDRYPTELSGGQQQRIGVARAFATDPEIILMDEPFSALDPITRIQLQDELIDLQDKFKKTIVFVTHDMDEAIKIADKICIMDQGEIIQYDIPENILKNPLNDFVSEFIGKNRIWSSPEFIKAKDIMIDHPVTCLKNALLLRCVEKMRSSKVDSLMVIDKSNHLLGIVTAKQIQNRVDRNISVEEIMNKEFIKVSEDNTIIDILEIVKENKISQVPVLDNDGLLQGIITKSSLVTTLSEQFLDTEEVE, encoded by the coding sequence ATGATAGAATTCAGAAATGTACGGAAAGATTTTAAAAACAAAATTGTATTAAAAAATGTATCTTTTAATATAAATAGAGGAGAATTAGTTGCAATTATAGGGGCAAGTGGATGTGGAAAGACAACAACTTTAAAAATGATAAATCGTCTTATAAAACCATCATCTGGTCAAATTTTGATTAATGGAGATGACATTACTTCTAGGGATATAATTAAATTAAGACGTAATATAGGTTACGTAATTCAACAAACTGGATTATTTCCACATATGACTGTTAAGGAAAATATTGAAATAATACCTAAAGTAGAGAAGATGAAAGCAGAAACTATTACAAAGAAAACTTATGAGCTTATGGATATGGTTGGCTTAAATAGTGAAGAATTTTTGGATCGTTATCCAACTGAATTAAGTGGAGGACAACAACAAAGAATTGGAGTTGCAAGAGCATTTGCAACAGATCCTGAGATAATTCTAATGGATGAACCGTTTAGTGCACTTGATCCAATAACACGTATACAACTTCAGGATGAGTTAATTGATTTACAAGACAAATTTAAGAAGACTATTGTATTTGTAACTCATGATATGGATGAAGCAATAAAAATAGCAGATAAGATTTGCATAATGGATCAAGGTGAAATTATTCAATATGATATTCCAGAAAATATTCTTAAAAATCCATTGAATGATTTTGTAAGTGAGTTTATTGGCAAAAATAGAATATGGTCTTCACCAGAATTTATAAAAGCCAAGGATATTATGATAGATCATCCAGTTACTTGCTTGAAAAATGCATTATTATTAAGATGTGTAGAGAAAATGAGAAGCTCAAAAGTTGATAGTTTAATGGTAATTGATAAATCAAATCATCTTTTAGGAATTGTTACAGCAAAACAAATACAAAATAGAGTGGATAGAAATATATCAGTTGAGGAAATAATGAATAAGGAATTCATTAAAGTAAGTGAAGATAATACAATAATAGATATTCTTGAAATTGTTAAAGAAAATAAGATATCTCAAGTGCCTGTTCTTGATAATGATGGATTATTACAAGGGATAATTACAAAAAGTAGTTTAGTTACAACACTTAGTGAACAATTTTTAGATACTGAGGAGGTGGAGTAG
- a CDS encoding CDP-alcohol phosphatidyltransferase, with protein sequence MKLIANYISISRIFLGLILALLKPLSIEFLVIYSFCGISDILDGFIARKTYTTSKLGEKLDSVADLIMCIVLIIVLYPIINLTVEIIIWIVIIGIIRVMSMTVVFIKYKTFGMLHTYGNKITGVMLFIFPLSLKYLQSDIMVYIVCVLAGISAIEEFLINLSSNKFQANRKSIFLK encoded by the coding sequence TTGAAATTAATAGCAAATTATATCTCAATTTCAAGAATATTTCTTGGACTTATATTGGCTTTGCTAAAACCATTAAGTATAGAATTTTTAGTAATTTATTCTTTTTGTGGAATTAGCGATATTTTGGATGGATTTATAGCAAGAAAAACTTACACGACAAGCAAATTGGGAGAAAAACTCGACTCAGTTGCAGATTTGATAATGTGTATAGTACTGATAATTGTGTTATATCCGATAATAAATCTAACAGTTGAAATCATTATTTGGATAGTTATTATTGGAATAATAAGAGTTATGTCAATGACGGTGGTGTTTATAAAGTATAAAACCTTTGGGATGCTTCATACATATGGCAATAAAATTACAGGGGTTATGCTGTTTATATTCCCTCTATCACTTAAGTATCTTCAATCAGATATTATGGTGTACATAGTTTGTGTGCTTGCAGGTATTTCCGCTATTGAAGAATTCTTAATTAATTTATCATCAAATAAATTTCAAGCAAATAGGAAAAGTATATTCTTAAAATGA
- a CDS encoding LuxR family transcriptional regulator: MEEFIRNATIEDFKRGYVWDGKKAEFICLICGEYIGENDDCINTHTGRHGNPIERLLMLDKKYTGLTEIQKEFLDMVSNKYSGKEIAMKLACTESTVRNMRFALRERARQARAFLAVMELAEEKMPKITNPKLRVFPVKEEKRKALLPRFADLFEPDRDYTETEVKKVIKTIYEDDATIRRYLVDYGYLSRTNDGSKYYKNCEVNIMRDMNKKEIINNYKQQEIEMGIIQVYNTVNRYSFVDICTNLYKPFESIKFRLNLGRSKIKKLQEDWATYGEDAFEFKVVEKLKPNDGSTDKEKVDELKELLNMWIASQGESLKLYK, from the coding sequence GTGGAGGAATTTATCCGTAATGCAACTATAGAAGATTTTAAAAGAGGTTATGTATGGGATGGTAAAAAAGCAGAATTTATTTGTTTGATATGTGGAGAATATATTGGTGAAAATGATGATTGTATAAATACTCATACTGGAAGACATGGAAATCCTATTGAAAGACTGCTGATGTTGGACAAAAAATATACTGGATTAACTGAAATTCAAAAAGAATTTTTAGATATGGTATCGAATAAATATAGTGGTAAGGAAATTGCAATGAAGCTTGCATGTACAGAATCCACAGTAAGAAATATGAGATTTGCATTGAGAGAAAGAGCAAGACAAGCAAGAGCATTTTTGGCAGTTATGGAATTAGCTGAAGAAAAGATGCCCAAAATAACAAATCCAAAGCTTCGAGTTTTCCCTGTTAAAGAAGAGAAAAGGAAAGCATTATTGCCAAGATTTGCTGATTTATTTGAGCCTGATAGAGACTACACGGAAACTGAAGTAAAGAAAGTCATTAAAACCATTTATGAAGATGATGCAACAATACGCCGATACCTAGTAGACTATGGATACTTGAGCAGAACAAATGACGGAAGTAAATATTATAAGAATTGTGAGGTTAATATTATGAGAGATATGAACAAAAAAGAAATTATAAATAATTATAAGCAGCAAGAAATAGAGATGGGTATAATTCAAGTATATAATACGGTTAATAGATATTCTTTTGTAGATATATGTACAAATTTATATAAGCCATTTGAATCAATTAAGTTCCGATTAAATTTGGGTAGGAGTAAAATTAAAAAATTACAAGAAGATTGGGCTACTTACGGAGAAGATGCCTTTGAGTTCAAAGTTGTAGAAAAGCTAAAACCTAATGATGGGTCTACAGATAAAGAAAAAGTTGATGAACTAAAAGAACTTTTAAATATGTGGATTGCTAGTCAAGGGGAAAGTCTAAAATTATATAAATAA